CAGGCGAAAAACCTTCCATAAGACGTCGATGGACACCGAGGACCTCCACCGATCCTGCAAGACCGGCCAAGGCCCCGGAGACAACCATGGAAAGGACAAGAATCTTCCGGTAGTCGATTCCCGCATAAAGGGCCCCTTCCGGATTGAATCCTACCGCCCTGATCTTAAAACCAAAGGTGGTTTTGTAGAGGATCACCCATACAATGACAACCATGAGAATGAAAACCCAAATTCCCTGGTGCAGGGTATAGCCTCGAATTACCTTATGCAGTAATGCGGTATCAGGGAAGGCGTCGGTCTGGGGATAGTAAGCACCCTCCGCTTTTAAAGGCCCCTGAAGAAAAAAACTGACAAGCAAGATGGCCACATAATTGAGCAGCATGGTAACAACAATTTCATTAAAGCCTTTATAAGCCTTTAGGATACCCGGTAAAAGTGCCCAGAGAGCCCCCATGATCATACCACAGATGAGAACCACCGGCAGTAAGAGGGGGGATGATTCAAGAAAACCGCTGGTAGCGACAACGGCTGTGGCAAGGGCGGCAAGCTGAAGCTGTCCCTCGGCACCTATATTGAAGATACCCGCACTGTAGCTAAAAGCAATTGCAAGACCGGTGAAACCGAGGGGAATGGCGAATACAAGGCTTTGCGAAAAATTATTCAGATTGCCGAATGCCCCATAAAAAAGCTGTCCCATAACGGTAAAAAGACTTCGGTCTTTGTTCACAATTACCAAGGATCCGACAAGCATTCCGATCAGGACCCCGATCACGGGAATGACAACGGTTCGGAGCCTACTCCACTGTAATAGTTCTCGTAATTTTTCTTTCATAGCTGTACACGCTCCGTCTCATCGCAGCTGCCTGGAACCTTCCTACCGGCCATCTGCAGACCAATCTCCATGGGATCGACATGATGACCGACAAGTGAGCCGGTAAACTGCCCCTCGTAGATAACCTCAATCCGATCGGAAAGCGAAAGGATTTCATCGAGCTCGGTAGAAATGAGCAGTATAGCGGCACCGGCATCACGCTGCTTGACAAGTTCCGCCCGAACGAACTCTATTGCCGAAATATCAAGTCCGCGGGTCGGCTGAACCGCAATGATGAGCTTCGGTTTTTGCTCGAATTCCCGTGCGAGAATGACCTTCTGCTGGTTACCGCCGGAGAGCTGCTTTGCATAGGTTTCAGGAACACATCCTCGTACATCATAGGATGCTATAAGGCGTTTCGCATATTCTTTGATGACTCTTCTTTTAAGAAAACCGAATTGGGAGAATTTGTGGTTGGAAATCTCTTTTACCACCATATTATCCTGAACGGGATAATTCAATATCAAACCTGTTCGTTGACGGTCGGGAGGAATGTGGGAAACATTCTTACCATGCAACTTTGCAGTGGACCAGTTCGTCGTCTCCTCACCAAGAATTTCGATCTTCCCGGAGGTCACGGGAGCAAGTCCTGTCAGGGCATTACCAAGCTCGAGTTGACCATTTCCATCAACACCTGCAATACCGAGAACCTCGCCGCTACGTATTTCAAAAGAGAGGCCGCGAACAGCATCTACGCCCATGCTTCCCTTCACATGAAGGTCCTGGACCCTAAGGACAACATCTCCGACCTTTTTTGTCGGCTCCGCCTCCTTGAGAAAGACTTCCCGGCCGACCATCATCTTTGCAAGCTCTGACTCGCTGGTATCCTTCACGGCAACATTACCAACAACCTTACCATCCCTTAGGACCGTAACCGAATCACAAATTGTCATCACCTCCCCAAGTTTGTGAGTGATGAAAAGAATAGTTCTCCCTTCTTTCTTGAAGAGCTTGATGATTTCAAAGAATTCAAGAACCTCATTTGGGGTCAGTACCGCAGTAGGTTCATCAAAAATCATGATGTTTGAATGTCTGTAAAGTACTTTTAGTATTTCGACACGCTGTTGAAGTCCAACGGAGAGATCCCCTATAACGGCGTTTGGATTGATACAAAAATTATATCGATCGGAAAGCGCTTGTATCTTTTCCGCTGCCCCATGATAGTCAACCCAGGGGCCTTTTCCGCTTTTCAAACCAAGAATGACATTCTCGGTTACCGTCAACTTCTGAATCAGCATAAAATGCTGATTAACCATCCCAATTCCCAGGCGAATAGCATCTTCACAGTTGCCGATATAGACCGGTTTTCCATCGACCAGGATTTCTCCCGAATCCATTCCGTATAATCCATACAGACAACTCATCAGGGTTGATTTACCGGCACCATTTTCGCCGAGCAGAGCCCGAACCTCGCCTTTTTCAACCTGAAGAGAAACCTTATCGTTCGCCAATACCCGGGAAAACCTTTTGGTAAGATCCTTGATCTCTAGAATCGGTGCCACAATACCGTCCTTCCAAATCTGTTTTCGACGTGTGGATATTTGCAGACAGGACGCACAGGTATACGCGCCCCGTCTGCAATTTTACGTGATTGATTTTGGTGAAAGGGTTAGTTAACCCTCTTGTGCAGCGTACCAGCCTTCATAGCTTCGAAATCGGCCATAACCTCATCCTTAAGCTCGGCAGGAACCATTTTTGACCAGGTTCCAGGATATTCGACACCGTCGGCGACCCCCCATACCTTGGACATTCCCTTCCAATTTCCTTCTTTGAGCATTTTGCCCTGCATCAGGATCATATCGGGAACACTCTGGACCATGGAGGTAAGAACGATATCAGGAGCAAGACTGTTGAAATCACCGGACCATCCGATCACATAGGCCCCCCGCTCTTTGGCCGCCTGAATGGCACCAACGTCACAAGCGTCACCGATGGCAACAATAACATCAACACCATTGGCAATCTGCGCAAGGGCCGCTTCTTTACCCTTGTTGACGTCGGTCCAGCTACCGGTATACGCAACGGTAAAACTTGCCTTGGGATTAACTTCCGCAATGGTTTCTCTCAGCATGTCGATCTCGGCCAGGGTGGTAGGAATTTCCATGGCACCGATGAAACCGATTTTGTTGGTCTTTGTAAATTTTGCGGAAAGCTTTCCAGCCAGATAAGATAACTCGCCGAGACCAAAGACGCCGGAACCGACGTTATCGGCCTGAACTTCACCACCAACCTGATAGAATTTTACATTGGGGAACTCGGGGGCCACTTCCATGATTGAATCACCGAATTCAAAACCGTGACCAATCACCAGGTCATATCCCCTCTGTGCATAATTCCGAAGGATAGACTTCTGCTGAGACTGAGGAACCATCTCGGTATATGCAATTTCAAAACCGAGTTCGTCCCGCAGCCGCGTTAATCCCTCGTATGCGGACGTATTCCAACCACCGTCGTTGATGGGACCGGACATCAACATTGCAACTTTGACCTGAGCAGGCGCATCAGACGAAGTAGTATCGGCGGCTGGGGCCGCATCCTGCTGTCCGCCGGCAAACAGAACACCGG
This DNA window, taken from Sediminispirochaeta bajacaliforniensis DSM 16054, encodes the following:
- a CDS encoding ABC transporter permease; protein product: MKEKLRELLQWSRLRTVVIPVIGVLIGMLVGSLVIVNKDRSLFTVMGQLFYGAFGNLNNFSQSLVFAIPLGFTGLAIAFSYSAGIFNIGAEGQLQLAALATAVVATSGFLESSPLLLPVVLICGMIMGALWALLPGILKAYKGFNEIVVTMLLNYVAILLVSFFLQGPLKAEGAYYPQTDAFPDTALLHKVIRGYTLHQGIWVFILMVVIVWVILYKTTFGFKIRAVGFNPEGALYAGIDYRKILVLSMVVSGALAGLAGSVEVLGVHRRLMEGFSPGYGYDAIAVALLANLNPVGIIFSSFFFGALRNAASGLQIDFGIPVSFIYIIQALAIIFVIAAQGMPRFFRRLKRRLQNV
- a CDS encoding ABC transporter ATP-binding protein — its product is MAPILEIKDLTKRFSRVLANDKVSLQVEKGEVRALLGENGAGKSTLMSCLYGLYGMDSGEILVDGKPVYIGNCEDAIRLGIGMVNQHFMLIQKLTVTENVILGLKSGKGPWVDYHGAAEKIQALSDRYNFCINPNAVIGDLSVGLQQRVEILKVLYRHSNIMIFDEPTAVLTPNEVLEFFEIIKLFKKEGRTILFITHKLGEVMTICDSVTVLRDGKVVGNVAVKDTSESELAKMMVGREVFLKEAEPTKKVGDVVLRVQDLHVKGSMGVDAVRGLSFEIRSGEVLGIAGVDGNGQLELGNALTGLAPVTSGKIEILGEETTNWSTAKLHGKNVSHIPPDRQRTGLILNYPVQDNMVVKEISNHKFSQFGFLKRRVIKEYAKRLIASYDVRGCVPETYAKQLSGGNQQKVILAREFEQKPKLIIAVQPTRGLDISAIEFVRAELVKQRDAGAAILLISTELDEILSLSDRIEVIYEGQFTGSLVGHHVDPMEIGLQMAGRKVPGSCDETERVQL
- a CDS encoding BMP family protein; the encoded protein is MKRNKILIAMMVIAVLCTGVLFAGGQQDAAPAADTTSSDAPAQVKVAMLMSGPINDGGWNTSAYEGLTRLRDELGFEIAYTEMVPQSQQKSILRNYAQRGYDLVIGHGFEFGDSIMEVAPEFPNVKFYQVGGEVQADNVGSGVFGLGELSYLAGKLSAKFTKTNKIGFIGAMEIPTTLAEIDMLRETIAEVNPKASFTVAYTGSWTDVNKGKEAALAQIANGVDVIVAIGDACDVGAIQAAKERGAYVIGWSGDFNSLAPDIVLTSMVQSVPDMILMQGKMLKEGNWKGMSKVWGVADGVEYPGTWSKMVPAELKDEVMADFEAMKAGTLHKRVN